TATTGAAACGGTTTTGATGACTCCTGCGGAGTTTGAACAGGCGATTTTGGCGGGTGAGCCGATTGATGCAAAGTCGATTTGCGGGTTTTATATGGCACGGGCGATGTTGGCCTAATTGATTCGTTTCTATTGAGTCAGAGACTTACTGTTTATGAAAACAATCCGATAAAGCGGGATGAAGTACTGAGATTCACCTTAGATTCAGCTATTAGGTGATCTTTCTGTTGATTTTCTGAATGAGGATGGCGTGAAGTTCTTATAGCGGGGAAAAGTATGTTTTGGACAGAAGCAGAACGACGGATTCAAGAGGCAATCAAGCAACAATCTGTGTCACTTGATTTATCGGGATTGGAGCTAACAGAAATTTCCAATGCGATCGGACAACTGGTTAACCTACAATCGCTTGACCTACAACAAAATCAACTGAACACGATTCCCGATGTGATCGGACAACTGGTTAACCTACAATCGCTTGACCTACAACAGAATCAACTGAACACGATTCCCGATGTGATCGGACAACTGGTTAACCTACAATCGCTTGACCTACACAAGAATCAACTGAACACGATTCCCAATGTGATCGGACAACTGGTTAACCTGCAATCGCTTGACCTACAACAAAATCAACTGAACACAATTCCCAATGTGATCGGACAACTGGTTAACCTGCAATCGCTTGACCTACACAAGAATCAACTGAACACAATTCCCAATGCGATCGGACAACTGGTTAACCTACAATCGCTTGACCTACAACTAAATCAACTGAACACGATTCCCGATGCGATTGGACAACTGGCAAACCTGCAAACGCTTAACCTATATGGGAATCAACTGACCACGACTCCTGATGCGGTCGGACAACTGAAAAACCTACAAAAGCTTGACCTAGGCAGTAATCAACTAAACACGATTCCCGATGCGATTGGACAACTGGTAAACCTGCAATCACTTGACCTAGATGAGAATCAACTGGCAACGATTCCCGATGCGATTGGACAACTGGCAAACCTGCAAACGCTCAACCTAGATAGGAATCAACTGGCAACAATTCCCGATGCGATTGGACAACTGGCAAACCTGCAAGAGCTTTACCTACACGGAAATAGTTCACTAAAAATTCCGGTAGAGTTGCTGGGCCCTAAATACGGAGAGGTTCACTTTGGAAATGCAAAACCAGCTAAACCACAAAATATCATTGAGTACCTCTTCCGTATTCAGAAAAAAGCCCAACCCTTGAATGAAGCTAAATTGATTCTGGTGGGCTATGGTGCGGTTGGTAAAACCTCTTTAGTCAACCGATTGGTTCATCAAACCTTTGATGCAGGTGAGACTAAAACTGAAGGCATTCAAATCACCGATTGGCCGCTTTTCTTGAATGGTAATGAAGATGTCAATTTAAATGTTTGGGATTTTGGAGGGCAAGAAATCATGCACTCCACCCATCAGTTTTTTCTAACCGAACGGAGTCTGTATCTTTTAGTCCTCAATGGTCGCCAAGGTCATGAAGATGCAGATGCTGAATATTGGCTAGAACTCATTCAAAGTTTTGGTGGTAACTCTCCCGTCATTGTCGTCCTCAACAAAGTTAAAGAACATCCCTTTGATGTCAACCGCAGTGGCCTCAAACAAAAATTTCCTAATATCAAAGACTTCATACGTACAGACTGTAAAACGGAGCATGGTCTAGATGAACTCAGCCAAGTTATTGAACGTGAAACAGATCGCCTCGAAAATTTGCGCGATTCTTTCCCGTCAAGCTGGTTTGCCATAAAACAGCAGCTAGCAGGTATGAAGGAAAATTACATTCCCTTTGAGAAATATCGGAATATTTGTGGTCAAAATGATGAACCCGATCAAGATTCTCAAGATAAACTCGCCTTTTATCTTCACAACTTAGGGATTGCCCTCAACTACAAAGATGATCCTCGCCTGCGAGATACCAATATTCTCAATCCCCTTTGGGTAACCAATGGCATCTACAAAATTCTCAACGCCCATAATTTAGCAGACCACAAAGGAGAACTAGATCTTAGCTGCCTTACCCAACTGTTGGATTCGCAAAAATATCCCCGTGAGCGCCACGGCTTCTTGATGGAGCTAATGCGCAAATTCGAGCTATGTTTTCCCTTCCAAGACCGTCAAGATCGCTACCTCATCCCAGACTTACTCGACAAACAACAACCACCAGAAGCCGAGGGCTTTATCCTCGAAGACTGCCTTAATTTTCGCTACGAATATCCCATCTTGCCCGAAGGTTTATTGCCTCGCTTTATTGTCCGCACTAACGTTTTGAGTAGTAACCCAATGCGCTGGCACACAGGTGTCATCCTTGATTTTGAAGGCAATCGTGCCCTTGTCAAAGCCGACCAACAAGACCGAAGTGTCACCATCAGCATCAATGGTCCTCAACAGGGGCGTCGTCGATTGCTCGCCATTATTCGCTCCGATTTTGAGCGCATTCACAGCAGCTTCAAATCAAAACCAGAAGAGAAAGTTCCCATTCCTAACCATCCACACCTAAGCCTCACTTACGATGATCTATTGGTAATGGAAAAACAGGGTCTCACTGAAGTCCCTATGGTGATCAATGGAAAAGTCATCCAAATCAATATCAACGAACTCCTCGACGGCGTTGACCTAGGCCAACCACACCAGGCTGCCAAAGACTCCGAGCATTCTTCTGGAGCATTGAAACTTTTCTATAGCTACTCCCACACAGACGAGACGCTTCGCGATCAGCTCAGTCTTCGGCTCAAGATATTCCAACGCAACGGCTTAATTCAAAGTTGGTACGATAGGCAAATCCCTGCAGGTGCCAAATGGGAAGAAGAATTAGACAGAAATCTAGAACAAGCCGATATTATTCTGCTGTTGCTTAGTCCAGATTTTATAGCATCAGATTACTGCTACGAAGTCGAATTAGAACGTGCTTTAGAACGTGCCCAATCGAATAAATCAATCGTAATTTCCATTCTCCTCAGACCAGTCAACCAAAAATCACCCCTATTGAAGCATATTTTTGCCCTTCAAGCTTTGCCTAGAGATCTCAAACCAGTGACTCAATGGAAAGACTCAGATAATGCTTGGCTCAATATTGAGCAAGAACTAGAACAACTCATTCTTGATCGTACAGGCTTTCGACCTTAGCTCCATCCACCCGTTTTCGAACCCCTATATGGGCCACCATCGCACAAAAGATCAAGTGCAATCTTTAGCATCTGCTCTACCTAAACTTATGACCATAAGCCTCTGGTGTATCCTGACCGCTTTGCTGGCCCCTTAAGATTCTGTCAGTGCTAGACCAAAGCTGACTATGTCCAAAATCCACGAGCCTTTAACGAAACCCTCACCGGATGGCACCGCCGCGCCCATCTCGCCCAACTCAATGCTTTTGAGACCTTCCCTAGATTTTCTACAGCCGTACTCGTGGCCCATTTGACCCAAGTCCCTCAGATTCAAGTCAATACAGTCTATTTCGCATCCTCCACGCCAGCTTCTACATCACCGATGAATCTAATCTCCGCAGCCTTAGACAATTGGGCATGCTCTGTATCGTCAGCCTATTTATCCTAGCCGCTATCCCCCAGCCAACCTAATACTCCGCAAGACTGACATCGTTATTCCCAAACGTAAAACCTTCCGGCTAAAGCCTTGTTGGTAAGATGCTCGTATTTCCCTCTAAACCTGTAGATACAGCAGTATCAAAACCACCAAATTTAGTCATACTCATTTATGCTCACCCAGAATCGGCAATCGAGTCAGACAAGTCAACCCCGGCCCTTCACTCCCTATCGTCCTCAATATTCAACCCTAAGCTGGGTCAAACGTAACTTCATCATTGCCAGAGCCTTTCTGGGGGCCATAACCATTGTCTTCAAATCGAGACTGCAAAAACAGTCTCTCCCCTTCGGGGCTTCCGTAGAAATCACCGATCGCTGCAATGCTGGCTGCCATTATTGCTATGTCTATCCCTCCGACTGGAACCAAACCCAACGAGTCCAAGGGTATCTCCAGCTTGACCCTGCCGAACATAAAGCCAAAGACCAAGCCATTTACCAAACCCTAGACCAGCTTTCCCGCCAAGGCATGGTCCTCGCCACCCTCGTGGGTGGAGAACCCACCTTAGCCCCTAGAGTGATTCAATATGCTGGCCGGAAATTTCCGGTGGTTTGGGTCGTGACCAATGGCTCTGGCAAATTCCCCAAAGTGCCGCGTTCCGTGGTCTATAGCGTCAGTATCGATGGTCCCCCTGACCACCATAACCAAACCCGAGATCCCCTAGATTTTTTCAAAAACCATACCTACCAAGATCTCCACGGCATGGCGGCGGCCATTGTCCGCAATATCAATGAATCCGAGCGAGGTGCATATGCCCACATCACCCTGACCAAATCTAGCCTCGACCTCTTTCCTGAAACCGTAGACTGGCTCG
The Acaryochloris marina S15 genome window above contains:
- a CDS encoding radical SAM protein, which gives rise to MLTQNRQSSQTSQPRPFTPYRPQYSTLSWVKRNFIIARAFLGAITIVFKSRLQKQSLPFGASVEITDRCNAGCHYCYVYPSDWNQTQRVQGYLQLDPAEHKAKDQAIYQTLDQLSRQGMVLATLVGGEPTLAPRVIQYAGRKFPVVWVVTNGSGKFPKVPRSVVYSVSIDGPPDHHNQTRDPLDFFKNHTYQDLHGMAAAIVRNINESERGAYAHITLTKSSLDLFPETVDWLVTSVTKLRGIMVSGAATQSPDDPNTLTLTDRQTMKGMIEAAAVQYGWDLFPFNQPAVNAYLFDAPFVIQNATQCTVARRVTSLGFDGQSVGKCILRDATDCQTCVCNLTGLMRGVATADRPSLKGLYQACLG
- a CDS encoding COR domain-containing protein; its protein translation is MFWTEAERRIQEAIKQQSVSLDLSGLELTEISNAIGQLVNLQSLDLQQNQLNTIPDVIGQLVNLQSLDLQQNQLNTIPDVIGQLVNLQSLDLHKNQLNTIPNVIGQLVNLQSLDLQQNQLNTIPNVIGQLVNLQSLDLHKNQLNTIPNAIGQLVNLQSLDLQLNQLNTIPDAIGQLANLQTLNLYGNQLTTTPDAVGQLKNLQKLDLGSNQLNTIPDAIGQLVNLQSLDLDENQLATIPDAIGQLANLQTLNLDRNQLATIPDAIGQLANLQELYLHGNSSLKIPVELLGPKYGEVHFGNAKPAKPQNIIEYLFRIQKKAQPLNEAKLILVGYGAVGKTSLVNRLVHQTFDAGETKTEGIQITDWPLFLNGNEDVNLNVWDFGGQEIMHSTHQFFLTERSLYLLVLNGRQGHEDADAEYWLELIQSFGGNSPVIVVLNKVKEHPFDVNRSGLKQKFPNIKDFIRTDCKTEHGLDELSQVIERETDRLENLRDSFPSSWFAIKQQLAGMKENYIPFEKYRNICGQNDEPDQDSQDKLAFYLHNLGIALNYKDDPRLRDTNILNPLWVTNGIYKILNAHNLADHKGELDLSCLTQLLDSQKYPRERHGFLMELMRKFELCFPFQDRQDRYLIPDLLDKQQPPEAEGFILEDCLNFRYEYPILPEGLLPRFIVRTNVLSSNPMRWHTGVILDFEGNRALVKADQQDRSVTISINGPQQGRRRLLAIIRSDFERIHSSFKSKPEEKVPIPNHPHLSLTYDDLLVMEKQGLTEVPMVINGKVIQININELLDGVDLGQPHQAAKDSEHSSGALKLFYSYSHTDETLRDQLSLRLKIFQRNGLIQSWYDRQIPAGAKWEEELDRNLEQADIILLLLSPDFIASDYCYEVELERALERAQSNKSIVISILLRPVNQKSPLLKHIFALQALPRDLKPVTQWKDSDNAWLNIEQELEQLILDRTGFRP